In a genomic window of Syntrophorhabdus sp.:
- a CDS encoding rhomboid family intramembrane serine protease — translation MIPLKDNIPTRTFPIITTGLIFVNIIVFLWQHLALHAPAGAMLYTYYGLVPREFVAAVAARHDLLPYNIMTVFTSMFLHGGFLHIIGNMLYLWIFGNNIEDRLGHMGYLLFYLLSGVCAAAFQILYDPSSEVPMIGASGAVSGILGAYLLVYPHARIKTLLIIVIFIKVVDIPAIVLLTVWFFMQFLYSNVDGIAWYAHVGGFIFGLLFALLFLVGRKGRKPVRAAGP, via the coding sequence GTGATACCGCTGAAGGACAATATCCCAACCCGCACCTTTCCCATTATAACAACGGGCCTGATCTTTGTAAATATCATTGTTTTCCTGTGGCAGCATCTGGCGCTCCACGCGCCCGCCGGCGCGATGCTCTACACCTATTACGGTCTCGTGCCGAGGGAGTTCGTTGCAGCCGTTGCGGCACGGCATGACCTCCTGCCTTACAACATCATGACCGTCTTCACATCGATGTTCCTTCACGGCGGTTTCCTCCACATCATCGGCAACATGCTCTACCTGTGGATCTTCGGGAACAACATCGAGGACAGGCTGGGACACATGGGGTATCTCCTGTTCTATCTCCTTTCCGGGGTGTGTGCGGCGGCCTTTCAGATACTCTACGACCCTTCGTCGGAGGTCCCGATGATAGGGGCCAGCGGGGCGGTCTCCGGCATACTCGGGGCCTATCTCCTCGTTTATCCCCACGCCCGGATAAAAACCCTTCTCATCATAGTCATCTTCATCAAGGTGGTCGACATACCGGCCATTGTGCTTCTAACGGTCTGGTTCTTCATGCAGTTCCTCTACTCCAATGTCGACGGTATCGCCTGGTACGCCCATGTGGGCGGCTTCATTTTCGGCCTTCTCTTCGCCCTTCTCTTCCTTGTCGGCAGGAAAGGCCGCAAGCCTGTCAGGGCGGCCGGACCATGA
- a CDS encoding radical SAM protein — translation MRVPRVLAINPYIYDFAAYNFWSSPLGLLYIAGILRHNGFHVDLVDCMSVREEKRKSDGRAPFIKHRVPKPDALRGVRKTLRRYGMPPGELSELLEGMDPPDIILVTSIMTYWYVGAMEVVDLARRVYPRSKIAVGGIYPALCREQARAAFATADLVVSSGEMGRFYGFVEAGAGRKLTFTPFMDDLDVLPYPAHDLSRDIPFVPLLTSLGCPFSCTYCATSYMYPAMTRRGVDSTVNEVLHWHERGVRRFVIYDDSFLYGSRQHAKPLLEKIASLPFPVDIYNPNALNAAFIDDEVAALLARAGFREVRIGLESVDRDRQANTGGKVTGASFERAVASLRRAGYGREQVRAYILAGLPGQHWQEIRQAIDYVKALDVTPSIAEYTPIPHTPLFERFKDAARFPVADDAVYQNNAIFPYAWEGFTEENLNYLKRYAKEG, via the coding sequence ATGAGAGTCCCGAGGGTCCTTGCCATCAATCCGTATATCTATGACTTTGCCGCCTACAATTTCTGGTCGAGTCCTCTCGGCCTCCTTTACATTGCGGGTATCCTGAGACACAACGGGTTCCACGTCGACCTTGTCGACTGCATGTCCGTGAGGGAGGAGAAACGCAAGTCCGACGGGCGCGCGCCTTTCATCAAGCACAGGGTGCCGAAACCGGACGCCCTCAGGGGCGTCCGGAAGACCCTCCGAAGGTACGGGATGCCGCCCGGGGAGCTGTCGGAGCTTCTCGAAGGTATGGACCCACCCGACATCATCCTCGTCACCTCCATCATGACATACTGGTACGTGGGGGCCATGGAGGTCGTCGATCTCGCCCGCCGGGTCTATCCCCGTTCGAAGATAGCCGTCGGCGGCATATACCCCGCACTGTGCCGCGAGCAGGCCCGTGCGGCCTTCGCCACGGCGGACCTCGTCGTTTCTTCCGGGGAGATGGGCCGCTTCTATGGGTTCGTCGAGGCCGGGGCGGGGCGGAAGCTCACGTTCACGCCCTTCATGGACGACCTCGACGTCCTTCCTTATCCGGCCCATGACCTTTCCCGGGACATACCTTTCGTTCCCCTGCTGACATCGCTGGGGTGCCCGTTCAGCTGCACGTACTGCGCCACGTCCTACATGTACCCCGCAATGACGCGGCGCGGGGTCGATTCCACCGTGAACGAGGTGCTCCACTGGCATGAAAGGGGTGTCCGCCGTTTCGTCATCTATGATGACAGCTTTCTCTACGGGAGCAGGCAACACGCGAAGCCCCTTCTTGAGAAGATCGCCTCCCTGCCCTTCCCGGTGGACATATACAACCCCAATGCCCTCAATGCGGCCTTCATAGACGACGAGGTCGCCGCGCTCCTCGCCCGCGCCGGTTTTCGAGAGGTGCGCATCGGCCTCGAATCAGTCGACCGCGACAGGCAGGCTAACACCGGCGGGAAGGTGACAGGCGCATCCTTCGAAAGGGCCGTGGCCTCCCTCAGGCGGGCGGGATACGGCCGGGAGCAGGTCAGGGCCTATATCCTGGCCGGCCTCCCGGGCCAGCACTGGCAGGAGATACGGCAGGCCATCGATTACGTAAAGGCCCTCGATGTCACACCCTCCATCGCCGAATACACACCCATACCCCACACACCGCTCTTCGAAAGATTCAAGGATGCCGCGAGGTTCCCGGTTGCCGACGACGCCGTCTACCAGAACAACGCCATCTTCCCCTACGCCTGGGAAGGCTTCACGGAAGAGAATCTCAATTATTTGAAGAGATACGCAAAAGAGGGGTAA